A single Patagioenas fasciata isolate bPatFas1 chromosome 16, bPatFas1.hap1, whole genome shotgun sequence DNA region contains:
- the LOC139829221 gene encoding uncharacterized protein, translating into MDAALGKGQSPSQLEPGLEGAARVLRAAEPPEISSLRHRQQIGLAAEQLTATVSESLGKHFASGTPEPGPVAGGTTEAGKSKEEKSGQAERAASDRATSGALLDRLATEVVNIVCSTLEAIGASQAEGGCSCTCSGLLELFRGAVSNRRPQPPRAPFSSPGVEEGQGFPGAPQEQSLEAGKGAKSPGPPGGEESRPAEDTRPSTGPQLCRQPVPPAAPRAPAQTAARRRAARGQLVGGEPQQPRQQRGR; encoded by the coding sequence ATGGACGCAGCTTTGGGCAAGGGCCAAAGCCCCTCCCAACTTGAGCCAGGACTCGAAGGTGCAGCCCGTgtgctcagagctgcagagcctccgGAGATCTCTTCTCTGCGCCATCGGCAGCAAATCGGACTGGCGGCCGAGCAGCTTACAGCGACTGTGTCGGAGAGCTTGGGGAAGCACTTCGCATCCGGCACACCTGAGCCAGGGCCTGTTGCCGGAGGAACCACCGAAGCGGGCAAATCCAAGGAAGAGAAATCGGGGCAAGCTGAAAGAGCAGCTTCCGACAGAGCAACTTCAGGGGCTTTGCTTGACCGTCTGGCCACAGAAGTTGTCAACATTGTCTGCAGCACCTTGGAAGCCATTGGAGCCTCTCAGGCTGAAGGAGGCTGTAGCTGCACATGCTCTGGACTGCTGGAGCTTTTCAGGGGAGCTGTCTCCAACAGACGGCCGCAGCCACCCCGGGCGCCTTTCTCAAGTCCAGGCGTGGAGGAAGGACAAGGATTCCCCGGCGCACCTcaagagcagagcctggaagcCGGCAAGGGAGCAAAGTCGCCCGGACCTCCAGGCGGAGAGGAGAGCCGTCCCGCTGAGGACACCCGCCCCTCCAcgggcccacagctctgcagacagcccgtccctccggcagctccgagggcccctgcccagacagcagcacgacgcagagcagcgcgcggccagctggtgggaggcgagccccagcagccgcggcagcagcgaggccgttag